One genomic segment of Leptotrichia sp. oral taxon 215 str. W9775 includes these proteins:
- a CDS encoding cob(I)yrinic acid a,c-diamide adenosyltransferase, which produces MKIYTKYGDKGYTRLYGGERVSKTHIRVETYGTSDELCSLIGSVVAKMENYPELSDIRKECIIIQHHIFDCGSDLATPGELRPYKQTEKDVEWLENRIDEYLPQLPELKHFIIPGGSKIAAEFHILRTFTRKLERRIVALIETEEHVNEIGLRYINRLSDYFFIAACLINVRMGVTETDYLRSEVIFK; this is translated from the coding sequence ATGAAAATATATACAAAATACGGGGATAAGGGATATACAAGATTATACGGTGGTGAACGTGTAAGTAAAACGCATATAAGAGTTGAAACATACGGAACATCTGATGAATTATGTTCATTGATTGGATCAGTTGTAGCAAAAATGGAAAATTATCCTGAATTATCTGACATTAGAAAAGAATGTATCATTATACAGCATCATATATTTGATTGTGGAAGTGATTTGGCAACTCCTGGAGAGTTACGTCCTTACAAACAGACAGAAAAAGATGTAGAATGGCTTGAAAACAGAATAGATGAATATCTTCCACAGTTACCTGAACTTAAGCATTTCATTATTCCTGGAGGAAGTAAGATTGCTGCTGAATTTCATATATTAAGAACCTTTACAAGAAAACTGGAAAGAAGAATAGTCGCTCTAATTGAAACAGAAGAACATGTTAATGAAATTGGATTAAGATACATTAACAGACTTTCAGATTATTTTTTTATTGCTGCCTGTCTTATAAATGTCAGAATGGGAGTAACTGAAACTGATTATTTACGTAGTGAAGTAATTTTTAAATAA